A region of Sesamum indicum cultivar Zhongzhi No. 13 linkage group LG7, S_indicum_v1.0, whole genome shotgun sequence DNA encodes the following proteins:
- the LOC105166521 gene encoding probable magnesium transporter NIPA1 isoform X2 — protein MVGVSDNIRGFFLAISSSIFIGSSFIIKKKGLKRAGAAGTRASDGGYSYLKEPWWWAGMITMILGEGLNFAAYAYAPAILVTPLGALSIIFSAILAHFILDERLHMFGVVGCILCLFGSVTIVLHAPLERDIESVKQVWQLATEPGFIVYTVVVLVVVIVLIVFYVPRYGQSHMVVYIGICSLMGSLTVMGVKAVAIALKLSFSGSNQFIYFETWFFTILVIAFCFMQMIYLNKALDIFNTAVVSPVYYVMFTTLTIVASMIMFKEWHSQTTTQIVVNKSNLLFIFHRGVICSFLISHEGKLH, from the exons ATGGTGGGAGTATCAGATAATATCCGTGGGTTTTTCTTGGCAATTTCTTCAAGTATATTTATCGGTTCGAGTTTcatcataaagaaaaaaggtcTAAAAAGGGCAGGGGCTGCAGGAACTCGAGCAA GTGATGGAGGATATTCTTACCTGAAGGAACCTTGGTGGTGGGCTGGGATGATTACAA TGATCCTTGGGGAGGGTCTAAATTTTGCTGCCTATGCATATGCTCCAGCTATCCTTGTCACTCCCTTGGGAGCTCTGAGTATCATTTTCAG TGCAATATTAgcccattttattttggatgaaCGGTTACATATGTTTGGGGTGGTTGGTTGTATCCTCTGCTTGTTTGGTTCTGTCACTATTGTTTTGCATGCCCCCCTGGAGAGGGATATTGAATCCGTCAAGCAAGTATGGCAGCTTGCCACTGAGCCAG GGTTTATTGTCTACACTGTTGTAGTTTTGGTTGTCGTCATTGTATTAATAGTTTTCTATGTTCCACGCTATGGACAATCGCATATGGTTGTGTACATTGGAATTTGCTCCCTCATGGGTTCTCTTACA GTTATGGGTGTCAAAGCAGTTGCAATTGCTCTGAAGCTGTCATTTTCAGGATCAAATCAGTTTATATACTTTGAGACTTGGTTTTTCACTATTTTGGTCATTGCTTTCTGTTTTATGCAGATGATATATCTGAACAAG GCACTGGATATCTTCAATACAGCCGTGGTTTCCCCTGTGTATTACGTCATGTTCACTACCCTCACGATCGTAGCCAGTATGATAATGTTTAAG GAATGGCATTCACAAACTACAACACAAATTGTTGTTAATAagagtaatttgctatttatttttcataggggagtaatttgctcatttttaatatcacatgagggtaaattgcattaa
- the LOC105166521 gene encoding probable magnesium transporter NIPA1 isoform X1, whose translation MVGVSDNIRGFFLAISSSIFIGSSFIIKKKGLKRAGAAGTRASDGGYSYLKEPWWWAGMITMILGEGLNFAAYAYAPAILVTPLGALSIIFSAILAHFILDERLHMFGVVGCILCLFGSVTIVLHAPLERDIESVKQVWQLATEPGFIVYTVVVLVVVIVLIVFYVPRYGQSHMVVYIGICSLMGSLTVMGVKAVAIALKLSFSGSNQFIYFETWFFTILVIAFCFMQMIYLNKALDIFNTAVVSPVYYVMFTTLTIVASMIMFKEWHSQTTTQIVSEFCGFVTILCGTFLLHKTKDMGGSPTMATPLYHRSRDSSPREVEP comes from the exons ATGGTGGGAGTATCAGATAATATCCGTGGGTTTTTCTTGGCAATTTCTTCAAGTATATTTATCGGTTCGAGTTTcatcataaagaaaaaaggtcTAAAAAGGGCAGGGGCTGCAGGAACTCGAGCAA GTGATGGAGGATATTCTTACCTGAAGGAACCTTGGTGGTGGGCTGGGATGATTACAA TGATCCTTGGGGAGGGTCTAAATTTTGCTGCCTATGCATATGCTCCAGCTATCCTTGTCACTCCCTTGGGAGCTCTGAGTATCATTTTCAG TGCAATATTAgcccattttattttggatgaaCGGTTACATATGTTTGGGGTGGTTGGTTGTATCCTCTGCTTGTTTGGTTCTGTCACTATTGTTTTGCATGCCCCCCTGGAGAGGGATATTGAATCCGTCAAGCAAGTATGGCAGCTTGCCACTGAGCCAG GGTTTATTGTCTACACTGTTGTAGTTTTGGTTGTCGTCATTGTATTAATAGTTTTCTATGTTCCACGCTATGGACAATCGCATATGGTTGTGTACATTGGAATTTGCTCCCTCATGGGTTCTCTTACA GTTATGGGTGTCAAAGCAGTTGCAATTGCTCTGAAGCTGTCATTTTCAGGATCAAATCAGTTTATATACTTTGAGACTTGGTTTTTCACTATTTTGGTCATTGCTTTCTGTTTTATGCAGATGATATATCTGAACAAG GCACTGGATATCTTCAATACAGCCGTGGTTTCCCCTGTGTATTACGTCATGTTCACTACCCTCACGATCGTAGCCAGTATGATAATGTTTAAG GAATGGCATTCACAAACTACAACACAAATTGTTTCTGAGTTCTGCGGTTTTGTGACCATCCTTTGTGGAACGTTTCTCCTCCACAAAACAAAGGACATGGGAGGGTCCCCGACCATGGCGACCCCGCTATACCACCGCTCTAGAGATTCGAGTCCAAGAGAGGTAGAGCCTTGA
- the LOC105166522 gene encoding splicing regulatory glutamine/lysine-rich protein 1 → MKKAEEAKLKSEAEKAAAAKAAFEATFNKSLPQQPQSPSAASSSSSDSDDDEGSSERERPVGPVDPAKCTAQGAGIAGGTACVGATFTVVTKDAEGRKVVRGGAQVRVRVAPGVGVGGSEQDGIVKDMGDGSYSVTYVVPKRGNYMVNVECNGKPIMGSPFPVFFSSGTPTGGLLGMAPAASFPNLVNQTMPNMPNYSGSVSGAFPGLLGMIPGVVAGASGGVVLPGMGSSLGEICREYLNGRCASTDCKFNHPPHNLLMTALAATSTMGTLSQVPMAPSAAAMAAAQAIVAAQALQAHAAAQAQSNKDSSGSADNERKADSLKKTVQVSNLSPLLTVDQLKQLFGFCGTVIECTITDSKHFAYIEYSKPEEATSALALNNMDVGGRPLNVEMAKSLPPKPILSSPLGSSSLPMVMQQAVAMQQMQFQQALLMQQTLTAQQAANRAATMKSATELAAARAAEISKKLQADGLVIEEKESDKKSRSPSIARAKSRSRSRSKSTSPINYRLRRKSRSSSPPTRRGRDYRSRSPVRSRYYSSYEKERRYYRNSRDNSDKSRRRDSGRSHDNGSPVSRRKRSRSVSPRPKKSYRDDVSSPRRRRESPNERTRKSTRSDSRSPRHHRRSLSSGEDASKSKHRRTSLSRSDEVKHHSDDKKDSRREEKSSNRNRRRSRSASVEGRNHGRRSSPRVLEESRSRHRRRSRSRSLEVKHQSSEKKERSREDKSRNMDRRHSRSRSPEVKHRKGSKTLSRRSDVRKSKHRKRSRSNSTDNLNDIVPIESKDKASKAENDRSVKSDGVYMDRLNESSHMKDEDGGSDESYSK, encoded by the exons ATGAAGAAAGCCGAGGAAGCGAAGCTGAAGAGCGAAGCGGAGAAGGCTGCCGCTGCCAAAGCCGCATTCGAGGCCACCTTCAACAAATCCCTACCTCAACAGCCCCAATCTCCTTCTGCCGCGTCATCCTCTTCCTCTGACTCTGACGATGACGAGGGATCGTCGGAGAGAGAGCGTCCCGTCGGGCCTGTGGACCCCGCGAAGTGCACGGCGCAAGGCGCAGGGATTGCTGGCGGGACGGCGTGTGTGGGAGCCACGTTTACAGTGGTCACGAAGGACGCAGAGGGGAGGAAGGTGGTTCGGGGTGGGGCCCAAGTGAGAGTTCGCGTCGCCCCGGGAGTGGGAGTTGGGGGAAGTGAGCAGGATGGGATAGTGAAGGATATGGGGGATGGGAGCTACAGTGTGACGTATGTGGTGCCAAAGAGAGGAAATTATATGGTGAATGTCGAGTGCAATGGGAAGCCTATTATGGGAAGTCCATTCCCTGTCTTCTTTAGCTCAG GCACTCCAACTGGAGGGCTTCTTGGCATGGCTCCAGCAGCTTCATTTCCCAATTTAGTTAACCAGACCATGCCCAATATGCCAAACTATTCTGGCTCTGTATCTGGTGCTTTTCCTGGATTGCTTGGTATGATTCCAGGGGTTGTTGCTGGGGCCTCAGGTGGAGTGGTTTTACCTGGAATGGGGTCATCTTTAGGAGAAATATGTCGAGAATACCTTAATGGACGATGTGCAAGTACTGATTGCAAGTTTAATCACCCCCCTCATAATCTGCTGATGACTGCTTTAGCTGCCACCAGTACAATGGGAACTCTTAGTCAAGTGCCAATGGCACCTTCTGCTGCTGCCATGGCTGCTGCTCAGGCGATTGTTGCTGCTCAAGCTCTTCAAGCCCATGCTGCAGCTCAAGCTCAGTCCAACAAAGACTCCTCTG GATCAGCTGACAACGAGAGGAAGGCTGATTCACTTAAAAAAACTGTACAAGTTAGTAATCTCAGCCCACTGCTGACAGTGGACCAGTTGAAACAGCTCTTTGGCTTTTGTGGCACAGTTATTGAATGTACCATCACTGACTCTAAACATTTTGCTTATATTGAATATTCAAAACCTGAAGAAGCCACTTCTGCTTTGGCATTGAACAATATGGATGTCGGGGGTCGTCCGTTGAATGTTGAAATGGCTAAATCACTTCCTCCAAAGCCCATTTTGAGTTCACCATTGGGTTCATCATCTTTGCCCATGGTGATGCAGCAAGCTGTTGCCATGCAACAAATGCAATTTCAGCAGGCTCTCTTGATGCAGCAAACATTGACAGCGCAGCAGGCAGCTAATCGAGCAGCAACTATGAAGTCCGCAACAGAATTGGCTGCAGCTAGGGCTGCAGAAATCAGTAAGAAGTTGCAAGCTGATGGACTGGTCATTGAAGAAAAGGAATCTGATAAAAAATCTAG GTCACCATCTATAGCTCGTGCCAAGTCAAGATCTAGGTCGAGGTCCAAGTCAACCTCTCCTATTAATTATCGGTTGAGACGCAAGTCCCGCTCATCATCTCCTCCTACTCGCCGTGGCCGAGACTATAGATCCAGATCACCTGTGAGATCGCGCTACTACTCAAgttatgaaaaagaaaggagatACTACAGGAATAGTAGGGATAACAGTGACAAAAGTAGGAGGCGAGATTCAGGTAGATCACATGATAATGGTTCCCCTGTTTCCAGGAGAAAGAGGAGCAGGAGTGTGAGTCCTCGACCTAAGAAGTCATATCGGGATGATGTAAGCTCACCAAGACGCCGTCGAGAAAGTCCAAATGAGAGGACAAGGAAGTCAACCCGGTCTGATTCCAGATCTCCTCGCCATCATAGGAGGTCTTTATCCTCAGGAGAGGATGCAAGTAAATCAAAACATAGAAGGACCTCTTTGTCAAGGTCTGATGAAGTTAAGCATCACTCAGATGATAAAAAGGACAGCAGAAGGGAAGAGAAGTCCAGCAACCGGAATAGAAGACGGTCCAGATCAGCTTCAGTGGAGGGTCGTAATCATGGACGAAGATCCTCCCCTAGAGTTTTGGAGGAGAGCAGATCAAGACACAGAAGACGCTCAAGGTCCAGATCCCTGGAAGTTAAACATCAGTCAagtgagaaaaaagaaaggagcAGAGAGgataaatcaagaaacatgGATAGAAGGCATTCTAGGTCAAGGTCTCCAGAAGTAAAGCATCGCAAAGGCAGTAAGACATTGTCACGACGTTCAGATGTGCGCAAGTCAAAACATAGGAAGCGCTCTCGGTCAAACTCAACtgataatttaaatgatattgTTCCTATTGAAAGCAAAGATAAAGCATCAAAGGCTGAGAATGACAGATCTGTCAAATCTGATGGTGTCTATATGGACAGGTTGAACGAGTCGTCGCACATGAAGGATGAAGATGGTGGAAGTGATGAaagttattcaaaataa